A genomic region of Acidobacteriota bacterium contains the following coding sequences:
- a CDS encoding serine/threonine-protein kinase PknK produces the protein MATPTKGLINSRYRIKSPLGAGGMGSVHLAEDRATGNALVALKIVTHEAAEEALTHEFEILARLRHPHLPAVYDFGAVEGEPSHFLSMEYIQGQSLVEAAADLSADEALDLVAQICRALEFVHTRGLVHRDLKPDNVLVTGGAGERRAVLVDFGLASRARAEGVAAGTLAYVSPEALKGGTIDGRSDLYALGVMLYQLTTGRCPFEGSGKEIVRGHLELEPTPPSAAAPTGAAAPLRPLLEPALSAIILRLLSKEPSQRFASAAETLQAINRATGRRHPIETAETGVAYATWAPLVGREAELARLTALVDRPRGGLLALITGEAGVGKTRFLSEARRHAQVHGKLAAGVACRPGMP, from the coding sequence GTGGCGACTCCGACCAAAGGGCTCATCAACAGCCGGTACCGGATCAAGTCCCCTCTCGGCGCGGGGGGGATGGGAAGCGTCCACCTCGCCGAGGACCGCGCGACCGGGAACGCCCTCGTCGCCCTGAAGATTGTCACGCACGAGGCGGCCGAAGAGGCGCTGACCCACGAGTTCGAGATCCTCGCCCGCCTGAGGCACCCGCACCTCCCGGCGGTCTACGACTTCGGCGCCGTCGAGGGGGAGCCCTCGCATTTCCTCTCGATGGAGTACATCCAGGGGCAGAGCCTCGTCGAGGCCGCGGCGGATCTCAGCGCCGACGAGGCCCTCGATCTCGTCGCCCAGATCTGCCGGGCGCTCGAGTTCGTGCACACGCGCGGGCTGGTCCATCGCGATCTGAAGCCCGACAATGTGCTCGTCACAGGGGGAGCCGGCGAGCGGCGAGCGGTCCTCGTCGACTTCGGCCTGGCATCGCGCGCGCGCGCCGAGGGGGTCGCTGCCGGCACGCTCGCCTACGTCTCCCCCGAGGCCCTTAAGGGCGGCACGATCGACGGGCGCAGCGATCTGTACGCCCTCGGCGTGATGCTCTACCAGCTCACGACGGGGCGCTGCCCGTTCGAGGGGTCCGGGAAAGAGATCGTCCGCGGGCATCTCGAGCTGGAGCCGACGCCGCCGTCGGCGGCGGCTCCGACGGGGGCGGCGGCGCCCCTCCGCCCCCTCCTCGAGCCGGCCCTCTCGGCGATCATCCTGAGGCTTCTCTCCAAGGAGCCGTCGCAGCGCTTCGCGAGCGCGGCCGAGACGCTCCAGGCGATCAACCGCGCGACGGGGCGCCGCCATCCGATCGAGACGGCCGAGACGGGGGTCGCCTACGCGACATGGGCGCCGCTCGTCGGGCGCGAGGCGGAGCTCGCGCGCCTCACCGCCCTCGTCGATCGCCCGCGCGGCGGCCTCCTCGCCCTCATCACCGGCGAGGCCGGCGTGGGGAAGACGCGGTTCCTGTCGGAGGCGCGGCGCCACGCGCAGGTTCACGGGAAGCTCGCGGCGGGGGTCGCGTGCCGCCCCGGCATGCCC
- a CDS encoding CDC27 family protein produces the protein MDPVELKASTARRDRYEKILAATPDNHLARFGLANVYLEQGDFAAAAAEYRKCLEAQRDWMAVCISLGQCLIRLGETAEARRVLEEARGMAVVQGHSGPQAEISELLGSIPKG, from the coding sequence GTGGATCCAGTAGAGCTCAAGGCCAGCACCGCTCGAAGAGATCGCTACGAGAAAATTCTCGCGGCGACCCCCGACAACCACCTCGCGCGGTTCGGGCTCGCCAACGTCTACCTCGAGCAGGGGGACTTCGCGGCGGCGGCTGCGGAGTACCGCAAGTGCCTCGAGGCCCAGCGCGACTGGATGGCGGTCTGCATCTCGCTGGGTCAGTGCCTCATCCGGCTCGGGGAGACGGCCGAGGCGCGCCGGGTGCTCGAAGAGGCCCGGGGGATGGCCGTGGTGCAGGGGCATTCGGGGCCGCAGGCGGAGATATCGGAACTTCTCGGGAGTATTCCGAAGGGGTAG
- a CDS encoding M20/M25/M40 family metallo-hydrolase, whose amino-acid sequence MRSRAIAAACAASLFLIATPVRAAGSEEIDLLTKLLLAYGVSGHEEGVRDAVLAELPDWAKKAAKVDAMGNLSVTVGSGSPSVLYVAHMDEIGYVVTNIRDDGMIQVQKFGGFYDWQYEGQVVLVHTATSGDVSGVVVMPSTHLRRDSADKPADFTVDNILIDTGTQSRKETEALGVALLDPITIRKSVTKLAGTRLAARSMDDRFGCAAILAVVRRLKPADVKGTVTFAWSVQEEVGLRGAEAIAHGVSPDVVIAVDSFVTSDSPIESKRLAFAPIGAGPMIRALDTSYIAPIASVRALMQFAKGKGLALGYGATMGGNDGSVFQDPKTKVVPLSIPIRYSHSAIETIDMRDQIGLVNLIDAMVRETSWIQ is encoded by the coding sequence ATGCGCTCTCGAGCCATCGCAGCGGCCTGCGCCGCCTCGCTCTTTCTCATCGCTACCCCGGTCCGCGCGGCCGGGTCGGAGGAAATCGATCTCCTGACGAAGCTCCTCCTCGCCTACGGCGTGTCGGGGCACGAGGAGGGGGTGCGCGACGCCGTTCTCGCGGAGCTTCCCGACTGGGCGAAGAAGGCGGCGAAGGTCGACGCGATGGGGAACCTCTCGGTCACCGTCGGGTCGGGATCGCCGTCGGTCCTCTACGTCGCCCACATGGACGAGATCGGCTACGTCGTGACGAACATCCGGGACGACGGGATGATCCAGGTCCAGAAGTTCGGGGGCTTCTACGACTGGCAGTACGAGGGCCAGGTCGTCCTCGTCCACACGGCCACGTCGGGGGACGTGAGCGGCGTGGTGGTGATGCCGTCGACGCACCTGAGGAGGGATTCTGCTGACAAGCCGGCCGACTTCACGGTCGACAACATCCTCATCGACACGGGCACGCAGTCGAGGAAGGAGACCGAGGCGCTCGGCGTCGCGCTCCTCGACCCGATCACGATTCGCAAGTCGGTGACGAAGCTCGCGGGGACGCGCCTCGCGGCCCGGTCGATGGACGATCGCTTCGGCTGCGCGGCAATCCTCGCGGTCGTGCGGCGGCTGAAGCCGGCCGACGTGAAGGGGACGGTCACCTTCGCCTGGTCGGTGCAGGAGGAGGTCGGGCTGCGCGGGGCCGAGGCGATCGCGCACGGGGTGTCGCCCGACGTGGTGATCGCGGTCGACTCGTTCGTGACGTCGGACTCCCCCATCGAGAGCAAGCGGCTCGCCTTCGCGCCGATCGGCGCGGGGCCGATGATCCGCGCGCTCGACACGAGCTACATCGCGCCGATCGCGAGCGTCCGGGCGCTGATGCAGTTCGCGAAGGGGAAGGGGCTCGCGCTCGGCTACGGCGCGACGATGGGGGGGAACGACGGTTCGGTCTTCCAGGATCCGAAGACGAAGGTCGTCCCGCTGTCGATCCCCATCCGCTACTCGCACTCGGCGATCGAGACGATCGACATGAGGGACCAGATCGGCCTCGTGAATCTCATCGACGCGATGGTCAGGGAGACGTCGTGGATCCAGTAG